One genomic segment of Pandoraea sputorum includes these proteins:
- a CDS encoding tetratricopeptide repeat protein, whose protein sequence is MPNTRFQSIPAADRTAETVAPVLLRLRGALARGAWAGATALGVTCASAIMAFLPSSNAFAQSGPAAQTAPKAPAAPAKASAPGAASSAASDVDSEDVAPNANVPREKLPNVALSSEIVFEVMAAELSLQQGNLAPAFNTYVALANRTKDPRMARRAVEIALGARQLGDALIAAKLWHQLDPSWRPATQLLASLEVGTGHLAEAEPLLVDELNKVPEARRGQAILELQQMIARSPERATGIDSLKRMLSNDMQRPEAQLAIARSQLDAGDTAGARTSLETALKLKPDYEAAALLYGQMGPAERTGAIASLKSFLDRNPNAKEARFAYAKLLLADNQLDAAQKQFETLEKRYPHELSTLMALALLNLHANHPQQAEQYLQKYATEAEQQNTDGAQAYVYLAQIAQDRKDYPAADKWLSKIREDSNAYLPAQIGRAQLLADQGKLEEGRALLHGIKSSEPREQLALKRAESDLLVKAKRYDDAEKLLAVEVKNNPDDADLLYQYGMVAELNKHYDVMEKAMRRVMASQPDNAQAYNALGYSLTERNTRLPEALKLLQKASSLSPEDPYIMDSLGWVKYRLGDKPQALELLRRAYGIQAQAEIGAHLGEVLWESGQQDEARKTWREALKLDGDDDTLRSTMKRYNVAP, encoded by the coding sequence ATGCCGAACACCCGATTCCAGTCCATTCCCGCCGCTGACCGTACTGCGGAAACCGTGGCACCCGTGCTTTTGCGCCTGCGCGGCGCCCTGGCTCGCGGGGCCTGGGCCGGAGCCACGGCGCTTGGCGTGACCTGCGCCAGCGCAATCATGGCATTCCTGCCATCTTCGAACGCGTTCGCCCAGTCCGGACCGGCGGCCCAGACCGCGCCCAAGGCACCGGCCGCCCCCGCCAAGGCCAGCGCACCGGGTGCCGCGAGCAGTGCTGCCTCGGATGTCGACAGCGAAGACGTCGCACCGAATGCGAACGTCCCGCGTGAGAAGCTGCCGAATGTTGCGCTCAGCAGCGAGATCGTCTTCGAAGTGATGGCCGCCGAGTTGAGCCTGCAACAAGGCAATCTGGCCCCCGCTTTCAATACCTACGTCGCCCTCGCCAACCGCACGAAAGATCCGCGCATGGCGCGTCGCGCGGTTGAGATCGCACTCGGCGCACGCCAGCTCGGCGACGCCCTGATTGCCGCCAAGCTGTGGCATCAGCTCGATCCGTCGTGGCGTCCTGCGACCCAACTGCTGGCCAGCCTCGAAGTCGGCACCGGCCATCTGGCCGAGGCCGAACCGCTGCTGGTCGACGAACTGAACAAGGTGCCCGAAGCACGTCGCGGTCAGGCCATTCTCGAATTACAGCAAATGATCGCCCGCAGTCCTGAGCGCGCCACCGGCATCGACTCGCTCAAGCGCATGCTGTCGAACGACATGCAGCGTCCGGAAGCGCAACTGGCCATCGCCCGCTCGCAGCTCGACGCAGGCGACACCGCCGGCGCGCGCACGTCGCTCGAAACCGCACTCAAGCTCAAGCCCGATTACGAAGCCGCTGCCCTGCTCTACGGTCAGATGGGTCCGGCGGAGCGCACCGGCGCGATCGCCAGTCTGAAGTCGTTCCTCGACCGGAATCCGAACGCCAAGGAAGCCCGCTTCGCCTACGCCAAGCTGCTGCTCGCCGACAATCAGCTCGACGCGGCGCAAAAGCAATTCGAAACGCTGGAAAAGCGTTACCCGCATGAACTGTCGACGCTGATGGCGCTCGCGCTGCTGAACCTGCACGCCAACCATCCGCAACAGGCCGAACAGTATTTGCAGAAGTACGCGACGGAAGCCGAGCAGCAGAACACCGACGGCGCACAGGCGTACGTCTACCTCGCGCAGATCGCGCAGGACCGCAAGGACTACCCGGCCGCCGACAAGTGGCTCTCGAAGATTCGCGAAGACAGCAACGCCTATCTGCCTGCCCAAATCGGCCGCGCGCAGTTGCTGGCGGATCAGGGCAAGCTCGAGGAAGGCCGTGCACTGTTGCACGGCATCAAATCGAGCGAGCCGCGTGAGCAACTTGCGCTCAAACGTGCCGAATCGGATCTGCTGGTCAAAGCCAAGCGTTACGACGATGCGGAGAAGTTGCTCGCCGTCGAAGTCAAAAACAATCCGGACGATGCCGACCTGCTCTATCAGTACGGCATGGTGGCCGAACTGAACAAGCACTATGACGTGATGGAAAAGGCGATGCGTCGCGTGATGGCGTCGCAGCCGGATAACGCGCAGGCATACAACGCGCTGGGCTACTCGCTTACGGAACGCAATACGCGACTGCCCGAAGCGCTCAAGCTGCTGCAGAAGGCGTCGTCGCTCTCGCCGGAAGATCCGTACATCATGGACAGCCTCGGCTGGGTGAAGTACCGCCTTGGCGACAAGCCGCAGGCGCTCGAACTGCTGCGCCGTGCTTACGGCATTCAGGCGCAGGCGGAAATCGGCGCACATCTGGGTGAAGTGCTGTGGGAATCGGGTCAGCAAGACGAAGCGCGCAAAACCTGGCGCGAAGCGCTCAAGCTCGACGGTGACGACGACACGCTGCGCTCGACGATGAAGCGTTACAACGTCGCGCCGTAA
- the mutM gene encoding bifunctional DNA-formamidopyrimidine glycosylase/DNA-(apurinic or apyrimidinic site) lyase, whose product MPELPEVEVTRRGIAPHVAGTRIARIDVRNGSLRWPVPDGLDALLRGETLIGVTRRGKYLLLEYAPGWLLVHLGMTGTLRVMPEPQSLPSAGVHDHIDLVFERCALRYRDPRRFGAVLFHPRTSGDVLHHPLLASLGVEPLTDDFDGAWLYAGTRGRTVSIKQALLAGSIVVGVGNIYASESLFRAGIHPRMAAGKLSRPRAGMLAQAVKTVLAAAIEKGGSTLRDFVGSDGQSGYFQQEYFVYDRAGQPCRVCGTTIRQIVQGQRSTFFCPKCQK is encoded by the coding sequence ATGCCTGAACTCCCAGAAGTCGAAGTCACCCGCCGCGGTATCGCGCCACACGTAGCGGGCACGCGTATCGCGCGCATCGACGTGCGCAACGGGTCGTTGCGCTGGCCGGTACCCGACGGGCTCGACGCCCTCCTGCGCGGCGAAACGCTCATCGGCGTCACACGTCGCGGCAAGTACCTGCTGCTCGAATACGCGCCCGGCTGGTTGCTCGTGCACCTGGGCATGACCGGGACATTGCGCGTCATGCCGGAACCGCAGTCGCTGCCGAGCGCGGGCGTTCATGACCATATCGACCTCGTGTTCGAACGTTGCGCGCTGCGCTATCGCGACCCGCGCCGCTTTGGGGCCGTCCTTTTCCATCCGCGCACGTCGGGCGATGTGCTGCACCATCCGCTGCTCGCCAGTCTCGGCGTCGAGCCGCTGACCGACGACTTCGACGGCGCCTGGCTTTATGCAGGCACGCGCGGACGCACCGTCTCCATCAAACAGGCGCTGCTCGCGGGCAGCATCGTCGTGGGGGTGGGCAATATCTACGCCTCGGAGAGCCTGTTCCGCGCAGGCATCCATCCCCGCATGGCGGCGGGCAAACTGTCGCGCCCGCGCGCCGGGATGCTTGCGCAAGCCGTCAAGACGGTGCTCGCCGCAGCGATCGAGAAGGGCGGCAGCACGTTGCGGGACTTCGTCGGCAGCGACGGCCAGAGCGGCTATTTCCAGCAGGAGTATTTCGTCTACGATCGTGCGGGCCAGCCGTGTCGCGTATGTGGCACGACGATCCGGCAGATCGTGCAGGGACAGCGCTCCACTTTCTTCTGCCCGAAATGCCAGAAATAA
- the mutY gene encoding A/G-specific adenine glycosylase yields the protein MKDAPNDTTVGTLADTFAQRLIAWQAEHGRHDLPWQNTRDAYRIWLSEIMLQQTQVATVIPYYGRFLERFPDVAALASAPQDDVMALWSGLGYYSRARNLHRCAQVVVETHGGRFPSDPETLATLPGIGRSTAAAIAAFAYDAHAAILDGNVKRVLARVFGIEGFPGTPKIEREMWALAESLLPQSDLPAYTQGMMDLGATLCARGKPRCGECPFDSDCVAHATGRERTLPTSKPKKAQPERYVDVLVIRAGDRVLFERRPDSGIWGGLWSLPELTPPTDARDADDALLRERLTGHAAALGAKVGAVQSLMPLHGLTHVFTHFKLHLRPWMVTLSASSATSIDDANRAWLDGEGVAAAGLPSPIRKIADALSLHGLNDGQLSLPA from the coding sequence ATGAAAGACGCCCCCAACGACACCACCGTCGGCACGCTCGCGGATACTTTCGCGCAGCGTCTGATCGCCTGGCAGGCCGAACACGGCCGTCACGATCTGCCGTGGCAGAACACGCGCGACGCCTACCGCATCTGGCTGTCCGAGATCATGCTTCAGCAGACGCAGGTCGCCACGGTGATCCCGTATTACGGCCGCTTTCTCGAACGCTTCCCCGACGTCGCCGCACTGGCCAGCGCACCGCAAGACGATGTGATGGCGCTATGGAGCGGGCTTGGCTACTACTCGCGTGCGCGCAACTTGCATCGCTGCGCGCAGGTCGTCGTCGAGACCCATGGCGGACGCTTCCCATCAGACCCCGAAACGCTCGCCACGCTGCCGGGCATCGGTCGCTCCACTGCAGCGGCGATCGCCGCATTTGCATACGACGCGCACGCCGCCATCCTCGACGGCAACGTCAAACGGGTGCTTGCGCGCGTGTTCGGTATCGAAGGCTTTCCGGGCACGCCGAAGATCGAGCGAGAGATGTGGGCGCTGGCGGAATCGCTGTTACCGCAAAGCGATTTACCCGCCTACACGCAAGGGATGATGGACCTCGGGGCCACGCTGTGCGCCCGCGGCAAGCCACGCTGCGGTGAGTGCCCGTTCGACAGCGATTGCGTCGCGCATGCGACGGGACGCGAGCGGACATTGCCGACTTCCAAGCCGAAAAAGGCGCAGCCGGAGCGCTACGTCGACGTGCTGGTCATCCGCGCAGGCGATCGCGTGTTGTTCGAGCGACGTCCGGACAGCGGTATCTGGGGTGGTCTGTGGAGTCTGCCGGAACTCACGCCGCCGACCGACGCACGCGACGCCGACGACGCATTACTGCGCGAGCGTCTGACGGGACATGCGGCGGCACTTGGTGCGAAGGTTGGCGCGGTGCAGTCGCTCATGCCGCTGCACGGCCTCACGCACGTCTTCACGCACTTCAAATTGCATCTGCGACCGTGGATGGTCACACTGTCCGCGTCGTCGGCAACGTCGATCGACGATGCCAACCGTGCATGGCTGGATGGGGAGGGGGTTGCGGCCGCCGGGTTGCCCTCACCGATTCGCAAGATCGCCGATGCGCTGTCGCTGCACGGGTTGAACGACGGTCAGTTGTCGCTGCCGGCTTAG
- the rapZ gene encoding RNase adapter RapZ has translation MKIVLITGVSGSGKSLALNVLEDAGYYCVDNLPSRFLPELAVYLGTQHYTRLAVAIDARSGSSLAELPPIIGGLRRFGHDVRVLFLNATTQTLVQRFSETRRRHPLSAAGDDTLSATGSLVEAIEKEREMLSSVTELGHQIDTSNLRASALRRWIREFVQHDQTGLTLMFESFGFKHGVPLDADLVFDVRSLPNPYYDVQLRPLTGRDQPVIDFLSAIPEVDEMINDIAAYLQKWLPSYMRDNRSYLTVAIGCTGGQHRSVFISETLGARFRDEASVLVRHRELAPIDTK, from the coding sequence ATGAAGATCGTATTGATTACCGGCGTCTCCGGCTCGGGCAAATCGCTCGCGCTGAACGTCCTCGAGGATGCGGGTTACTACTGCGTCGACAATTTGCCGTCGCGCTTTTTGCCTGAACTCGCCGTCTACCTCGGAACACAGCATTACACGCGCCTCGCGGTCGCCATCGACGCACGTAGCGGGAGTTCGCTCGCCGAGCTGCCGCCGATCATTGGCGGCCTGCGCCGTTTCGGCCATGATGTCCGTGTGCTGTTCCTCAATGCGACTACACAAACGCTGGTGCAACGTTTCTCGGAGACGCGCCGCCGTCACCCGCTTTCAGCGGCTGGCGACGACACGCTCTCGGCCACCGGCTCGCTCGTCGAAGCCATCGAGAAAGAGCGTGAGATGCTCAGCAGCGTCACCGAGCTGGGTCACCAGATCGACACAAGCAATCTGCGCGCAAGTGCACTGCGCCGCTGGATTCGCGAATTCGTGCAACACGATCAGACCGGCCTCACGCTGATGTTCGAATCGTTCGGATTCAAACATGGCGTGCCGCTCGACGCCGATCTCGTCTTCGATGTCCGCTCGCTGCCCAATCCGTATTACGACGTGCAATTGCGCCCGCTGACCGGGCGCGATCAGCCCGTGATCGATTTCCTGTCCGCCATTCCCGAAGTGGACGAGATGATCAACGACATCGCCGCCTATCTGCAAAAGTGGTTGCCGAGCTATATGCGCGACAATCGCAGCTACCTGACGGTCGCCATCGGATGTACGGGCGGGCAACATCGCTCCGTGTTCATCTCGGAGACGCTTGGCGCGCGCTTTCGCGACGAAGCGAGCGTGCTCGTGCGTCACCGCGAACTCGCCCCCATCGACACGAAGTGA
- a CDS encoding PsiF family protein, producing the protein MKKALAALLLVSPLLASPVFAQTAAAPASAPKATNSQQDKMKACNSQATGKKGDDRKAFMKQCLSAGGAAPAAKQTQQEKMKTCNTQASGKKGDDRKAFMKQCLSNAPAA; encoded by the coding sequence ATGAAAAAAGCACTCGCTGCACTGCTTCTGGTATCCCCGCTGCTCGCATCGCCCGTGTTCGCTCAAACGGCCGCCGCCCCGGCATCTGCCCCCAAGGCGACCAACTCCCAACAAGACAAGATGAAGGCTTGCAACTCGCAAGCGACCGGCAAGAAGGGCGACGATCGCAAGGCGTTCATGAAGCAGTGTCTGTCCGCTGGCGGGGCTGCCCCGGCCGCAAAACAGACTCAGCAGGAAAAGATGAAGACCTGCAACACGCAAGCGAGCGGCAAGAAGGGCGACGATCGCAAGGCGTTCATGAAGCAATGCCTGTCGAACGCTCCGGCTGCCTGA
- the hprK gene encoding HPr(Ser) kinase/phosphatase has product MELTGINAQSIFDDNAATLRLSWLTGHEGWERGFTPESVATATSSADLVGHLNLIHPNRIQVLGEAELRYYQRLTDENRKRHMGEVIALEPPFLVVADGLEAPPDLVLRCTRSSTPLFTTPLSTASVIDSLRLYISRVFAPRCTMHGVFIDILGMGVLLTGDSGLGKSELGLELISRGHGLVADDAVDFVRLGPDFVEGRCPPLLQNLLEVRGLGLLDIKTIFGETAVRRKMKLKLIVQLVRRPDGEFQRLPLEAQTVDVLGLPINKVILQVAAGRNLAVLVEAAVRNTILQLRGIDTLKDFMERQRQAMQDPDGMQGKLL; this is encoded by the coding sequence GTGGAACTGACCGGCATCAACGCGCAAAGCATTTTCGACGACAACGCCGCGACGTTGCGTCTGTCGTGGCTCACGGGCCATGAAGGTTGGGAGCGCGGCTTCACGCCCGAGAGCGTGGCCACGGCCACCTCCAGCGCCGACCTTGTGGGTCACCTGAACCTCATCCACCCGAACCGGATTCAGGTGCTCGGCGAAGCGGAGCTACGCTACTACCAGCGTCTTACGGACGAAAACCGCAAGCGTCACATGGGTGAAGTCATCGCGCTGGAACCGCCGTTCCTCGTGGTGGCAGACGGCCTCGAAGCGCCGCCCGATCTGGTGCTGCGCTGTACACGCTCCTCCACCCCGCTGTTCACCACGCCGCTGTCGACGGCTTCCGTTATCGACAGCCTGCGTCTGTACATTTCTCGCGTTTTCGCGCCGCGTTGCACGATGCACGGCGTTTTCATCGACATTCTGGGCATGGGCGTGCTGCTCACCGGCGACTCCGGTCTCGGCAAGAGCGAACTCGGTCTGGAACTGATCAGCCGAGGACACGGCCTGGTGGCCGACGATGCGGTCGATTTCGTGCGTCTCGGGCCGGATTTCGTCGAAGGCCGCTGCCCGCCGCTGCTGCAAAACCTGCTGGAAGTGCGCGGTCTCGGTCTGCTCGACATCAAGACCATCTTCGGTGAGACGGCCGTGCGCCGGAAGATGAAGCTCAAGCTGATCGTGCAACTGGTGCGTCGTCCTGATGGCGAATTCCAGCGTCTGCCGCTCGAAGCGCAGACGGTCGACGTGCTGGGCCTGCCGATCAACAAGGTGATTCTGCAAGTGGCCGCCGGGCGAAACCTGGCCGTGCTGGTCGAAGCGGCCGTGCGAAACACGATTCTGCAACTGCGCGGGATCGATACGCTCAAGGACTTCATGGAGCGTCAGCGCCAGGCCATGCAAGACCCGGACGGCATGCAGGGCAAATTGCTCTGA
- the ptsN gene encoding PTS IIA-like nitrogen regulatory protein PtsN has translation MNRLAKLILESNILLGLSVTSKKRLFEQVGLLFENNAGLSRAVVTDNLFARERLGSTGLGEGVAIPHGRIKGLKFPAAAFIRLEEAIPFEAPDGQPVSLLFVLLVPEQATQQHLEILSEIAQLLSDPEMRSILINAPSAKDVHTALTNWKP, from the coding sequence ATGAACCGTTTAGCCAAACTCATACTCGAGTCCAACATCCTGCTTGGACTGTCCGTTACCAGCAAGAAGCGCCTGTTCGAACAGGTCGGCCTCCTCTTCGAGAACAACGCCGGGCTTTCTCGCGCTGTGGTAACCGACAATCTGTTCGCCCGTGAGCGTCTCGGCTCGACGGGTCTTGGCGAAGGCGTGGCGATTCCGCACGGACGCATCAAGGGCCTGAAGTTTCCGGCCGCCGCGTTCATCCGCCTGGAAGAGGCCATTCCGTTCGAAGCGCCCGACGGTCAGCCCGTCTCCCTCCTGTTCGTGTTGCTCGTACCCGAGCAGGCGACGCAGCAGCACCTCGAAATCCTGTCCGAAATTGCTCAGTTGCTCTCGGACCCTGAGATGCGCAGTATCCTGATCAACGCGCCCAGCGCCAAAGACGTTCACACCGCGCTGACGAACTGGAAGCCCTGA
- the hpf gene encoding ribosome hibernation-promoting factor, HPF/YfiA family → MNLKISGHHLELTPSLREFVVNKLNRVLNHFDQLIGAEVILSVDKTKEKSGRQIASVTVFLKGKEIFVEKCDENMYAAIDKLIDMLDRKVMQYKDKVQDHGREAIKHHELPPEAEPLQ, encoded by the coding sequence ATGAATCTGAAGATCAGTGGACACCATCTCGAACTCACGCCTTCGCTGCGCGAATTTGTCGTCAACAAGCTTAACCGCGTGTTGAATCATTTCGACCAGCTAATTGGCGCCGAGGTGATCCTCTCTGTCGACAAAACCAAGGAGAAGAGCGGACGCCAGATCGCGAGCGTCACGGTGTTTCTCAAGGGCAAGGAAATTTTCGTCGAGAAGTGTGACGAGAATATGTATGCCGCCATCGACAAGCTGATCGACATGCTCGACCGCAAGGTAATGCAGTACAAGGACAAGGTTCAGGATCACGGTCGCGAGGCCATCAAGCACCACGAACTTCCTCCTGAGGCGGAACCGCTGCAATAG
- a CDS encoding RNA polymerase factor sigma-54 translates to MKPTLQLRTSQHLTLTPQLQQSIRLLQLSTLELQQEVEHALTQNPMLEREDDWLAGSVRVGTDGSLRNERSSSSGSSNDNGPEASNGHDEARELDGEARFDDNASDNGSDWSLNDFARSGSASDDDDNARPQLHVDHPNLREHLLAQLRLTKASPRDRALVEFLIESLDEDGYLGSLLDEIQAEMPEELALETEEINAALALLQSFDPAGVGARSPAECLRLQLQRLPASGVRTLSLRIVTDHLELLAARDYTRLRRLLGVGEDGLRAAHQLIRSLDPFPGAAYGAPQADYVVPDVLVRKQGSGWTAELNPEVMPRLRINEMYARILRNNRNDPGTGNLQQQLQEARWLIKNIQQRFDTILRVAQAIVERQKNFFTHGEIGMRPLVLREIADTLGLHESTISRVTTSKYMLTPFGTFELKYFFGSHVATEAGGAASSTAIRALIKQLIGAEDPQSPLSDSRIAELLAEQGFVVARRTVAKYREAMRIPAVNLRKSL, encoded by the coding sequence ATGAAACCGACTCTTCAACTCCGCACCTCTCAGCACCTGACCCTCACGCCGCAGTTGCAGCAATCGATCCGGTTGTTGCAACTGTCGACGCTCGAACTTCAACAGGAAGTCGAGCACGCCCTTACCCAGAACCCGATGCTCGAACGCGAGGACGATTGGCTCGCCGGTTCGGTACGTGTGGGCACAGACGGGTCGCTGCGCAACGAACGGAGTTCGTCGTCGGGCAGTTCGAACGACAATGGCCCCGAGGCCTCCAACGGTCACGACGAAGCACGCGAACTCGATGGTGAGGCCCGCTTCGACGACAACGCGTCGGACAACGGCAGCGACTGGAGCCTGAACGACTTCGCCCGCTCCGGCAGCGCATCGGACGACGACGACAATGCGCGTCCGCAACTTCACGTCGACCACCCCAATCTCCGCGAACATCTGCTGGCCCAACTGCGCCTGACCAAGGCGAGTCCGCGCGACCGCGCGCTGGTGGAATTCCTGATCGAATCGCTGGACGAAGACGGCTACCTCGGTAGCCTGCTCGACGAAATTCAGGCCGAAATGCCTGAAGAACTGGCGCTCGAAACGGAAGAGATCAACGCGGCGCTGGCGCTGCTGCAAAGCTTCGACCCGGCGGGCGTGGGTGCCCGCAGCCCGGCCGAATGCCTGCGTCTACAGCTCCAGCGTCTGCCCGCTAGCGGTGTGCGCACCCTGTCGCTGCGCATCGTCACCGATCACCTGGAACTGCTGGCCGCGCGCGATTACACGCGTCTGCGCCGCCTGCTAGGTGTCGGTGAAGACGGCCTGCGCGCCGCGCATCAGCTGATTCGCTCGCTGGACCCCTTCCCGGGCGCGGCTTACGGCGCGCCTCAGGCCGACTATGTCGTGCCGGACGTGCTGGTACGCAAGCAAGGGAGCGGCTGGACGGCGGAGCTGAATCCGGAAGTCATGCCGCGTCTGCGTATCAACGAGATGTATGCGCGCATTCTCCGAAATAACCGGAACGATCCGGGAACCGGCAACCTCCAACAGCAGTTGCAGGAAGCGCGCTGGCTGATCAAGAACATCCAGCAACGCTTCGACACGATCCTGCGGGTGGCGCAGGCGATTGTCGAGCGCCAAAAGAACTTCTTCACGCATGGCGAAATCGGCATGCGGCCCTTGGTTTTACGCGAGATTGCTGATACGCTGGGTTTACATGAATCCACGATTTCACGCGTGACAACGAGTAAGTACATGCTCACTCCATTTGGAACCTTCGAGCTCAAGTACTTCTTCGGATCACACGTGGCAACGGAAGCCGGAGGCGCTGCGTCATCGACCGCCATCCGCGCACTCATCAAGCAACTCATAGGAGCAGAAGACCCGCAGAGCCCCCTTTCCGATAGCCGTATCGCGGAACTGCTGGCAGAGCAAGGTTTTGTGGTGGCGCGGCGCACTGTCGCGAAGTACCGCGAGGCCATGCGAATCCCCGCAGTGAACTTGCGCAAATCTTTGTAG
- the lptB gene encoding LPS export ABC transporter ATP-binding protein, whose amino-acid sequence MNPGAGPAGKPSALVVRSLKKQYGARTVVKDVSLDVKSGEVVGLLGPNGAGKTTSFYMIVGLVPADDGEIQLDGNLISELPIHERARMGVSYLPQEASVFRKLTVEDNIRAVLELQVDAQGKPLKRDEIERRIEALLDELQVGHLRENPAMSLSGGERRRVEIARALATQPRFILLDEPFAGVDPIAVLEIQRIVRFLKDRGIGVLITDHNVRETLGICDHAYIISEGSVLAAGTPDQIVADESVRRVYLGENFRM is encoded by the coding sequence ATCAACCCGGGCGCCGGCCCGGCGGGCAAGCCCAGCGCGCTCGTCGTGCGCTCGCTCAAGAAGCAGTACGGCGCGCGCACCGTCGTCAAGGACGTGTCGCTCGACGTGAAAAGCGGCGAGGTCGTGGGTCTGCTTGGCCCGAACGGCGCGGGCAAGACTACGTCGTTCTACATGATTGTGGGACTCGTGCCCGCCGACGATGGCGAAATCCAGCTCGACGGCAACCTCATCAGCGAACTGCCGATCCACGAGCGCGCCCGCATGGGTGTCTCGTATCTGCCGCAGGAAGCGTCGGTGTTCCGCAAGCTCACGGTCGAAGACAACATTCGCGCCGTGCTCGAATTGCAGGTCGATGCGCAGGGCAAGCCCCTCAAGCGCGATGAAATCGAACGTCGCATTGAAGCCCTGCTCGACGAGCTTCAAGTGGGCCACCTCCGCGAGAATCCGGCGATGTCGCTCTCGGGCGGCGAGCGTCGTCGCGTGGAAATCGCGCGCGCCCTGGCCACACAGCCGCGTTTCATTTTGCTCGACGAACCGTTCGCGGGCGTCGACCCGATCGCCGTGCTGGAAATTCAGCGGATCGTGCGCTTTCTCAAGGACCGAGGCATCGGTGTCCTGATTACCGACCACAACGTGCGCGAGACGCTGGGTATCTGCGATCACGCGTACATCATCAGCGAAGGCTCGGTGCTTGCCGCCGGTACGCCTGACCAGATCGTTGCCGACGAAAGCGTCCGTCGCGTCTATCTGGGCGAGAATTTCCGGATGTAA
- the lptA gene encoding lipopolysaccharide transport periplasmic protein LptA — protein MTDRLSLRPASVSLRALRALAAAFAVLGALAAPLAHAERADRDKPLNIESDHMSYDDLKQVNIFTGNVTMTKGTILLKADRVEVTQDPEGYQYATAYYKPGGPLAYMRQKRDGMDEYIDGWGQTIYYNGKTEVATLTTQATLKRLAGGTKVLDEIHGSVITYDTYNEVYTANSGADQVNPNNPNGRVRATLAPRNATGAQASGAASKPVAAPKGDLPPLSPSKNIGNPRE, from the coding sequence ATGACCGATCGCCTTTCACTGCGACCCGCCTCTGTATCGCTGCGTGCGCTTCGCGCGCTGGCTGCCGCCTTCGCCGTTCTTGGCGCACTGGCTGCACCGCTGGCGCATGCCGAACGCGCCGACCGCGACAAGCCGCTCAATATCGAGTCGGACCACATGAGCTATGACGACCTCAAGCAGGTCAACATCTTCACCGGCAACGTGACGATGACCAAGGGGACGATTCTCCTGAAGGCCGATCGCGTCGAAGTGACTCAGGATCCGGAGGGCTATCAGTACGCCACCGCTTACTACAAGCCGGGCGGCCCGCTCGCCTACATGCGTCAGAAGCGCGACGGCATGGACGAGTACATCGACGGCTGGGGCCAGACCATCTATTACAACGGCAAGACCGAAGTCGCTACGCTGACCACGCAGGCCACGCTCAAGCGTCTGGCCGGGGGCACGAAGGTACTCGACGAGATTCACGGCAGCGTGATCACGTACGACACCTACAATGAGGTCTACACCGCCAACAGCGGCGCCGATCAGGTCAACCCCAACAATCCGAACGGCCGCGTGCGCGCCACGCTCGCACCTCGCAACGCCACGGGCGCACAGGCGTCGGGCGCTGCCAGCAAGCCGGTCGCCGCGCCCAAGGGCGATTTGCCGCCGCTGTCGCCTTCCAAGAACATCGGGAATCCGCGTGAGTAA